In Parasegetibacter sp. NRK P23, a single genomic region encodes these proteins:
- a CDS encoding ribbon-helix-helix domain-containing protein, with the protein MDKTGEIFKREKVYTDNIYLYGNGLNMKTLSLKLDEAIFEEAEAITSKMHLPRNRYINEAVKAYNIYNKRRLLKQQLVRESGLVAPDSMEVLREFEKMFDGNTTV; encoded by the coding sequence ATGGATAAAACTGGTGAAATTTTTAAGAGAGAAAAAGTGTATACCGATAATATATACCTTTATGGAAATGGACTGAATATGAAAACACTTTCGCTCAAACTGGATGAAGCCATTTTTGAGGAGGCAGAAGCAATTACTTCAAAAATGCATCTGCCGAGAAACAGGTACATTAATGAAGCGGTAAAAGCATATAACATATACAATAAACGACGGTTGTTAAAGCAACAGTTGGTTCGGGAATCAGGATTGGTGGCTCCGGACTCAATGGAGGTATTGCGGGAGTTTGAAAAAATGTTTGATGGGAATACGACAGTTTGA
- the folK gene encoding 2-amino-4-hydroxy-6-hydroxymethyldihydropteridine diphosphokinase, with translation MNQAYLLIGGNLGEKRRNLELAATLIGKKVGSIQKTSPFYATEAWGKTDQPAFLNQALLVETALGPHELLSVLLAIEAECGRVRKEKYGPRLIDIDIIFYNEFVLSTPELTIPHPQMAFRRFVLTPLNDIAGTFVHPVLRKPVSALLAECTDKLDAIKV, from the coding sequence ATGAATCAGGCTTATTTACTGATAGGCGGCAATTTAGGTGAAAAAAGGAGAAATCTTGAACTGGCGGCCACTTTGATCGGGAAAAAGGTCGGTTCCATTCAAAAAACATCCCCTTTTTACGCAACGGAAGCCTGGGGCAAAACCGATCAACCGGCTTTTCTCAACCAGGCTTTGCTGGTGGAGACTGCACTCGGGCCGCACGAGCTACTGAGCGTATTGCTCGCTATTGAAGCGGAATGCGGACGGGTAAGGAAGGAAAAATATGGTCCCCGCCTCATCGACATTGATATTATTTTTTACAATGAGTTCGTGCTTTCTACCCCCGAACTCACCATCCCCCACCCCCAGATGGCTTTCCGCAGGTTTGTGCTCACGCCACTGAATGACATTGCAGGCACATTTGTACATCCTGTGCTGCGTAAGCCAGTTTCAGCATTGCTTGCGGAATGTACCGATAAACTCGATGCCATTAAGGTTTAA
- a CDS encoding PmoA family protein, translating into MKSFFTVCLIVGATFFAPVSAQQMPELKMETGLNQRFPGPVFIPVPKAWKDGVEYELENRRSKKRFALQRLSDEELVFLLTDTLQQGQTEVFRFVRNKRQDKQFVHAEKTDSGILVKNGEQPVFFYHTSVKYPGGDSGSVYKRSGFIHPVYTPGGKVLTDDFPVGHTHQHALFSAWVNTIFKGEKTDFWNQHQLTGTAKHVAVETMNSGPVCVQLKLRLAQESLKYGTVLDEKWELRIYNLPGTFLFDLHTEQTNVTGDTLFLPKYIYGGMALRGAARWNKEDSAHFEENWKVINAAGEENEAANHKPARWVKVSGTGASGNGMVVYDHPANFRYPQPVRVHLSMPYFVFSPVVNEGFAIAPGEKYKARYRYFTYDGYPGKNRLLQEEQNWISAPVMKLTYKK; encoded by the coding sequence ATGAAAAGTTTTTTCACTGTATGCTTAATTGTTGGGGCTACCTTTTTTGCTCCGGTATCCGCACAACAAATGCCGGAACTGAAAATGGAAACTGGTTTGAACCAGCGGTTCCCGGGACCGGTGTTTATCCCCGTTCCAAAAGCATGGAAAGATGGCGTGGAATATGAACTGGAAAACCGGCGATCAAAAAAAAGATTCGCTTTGCAAAGATTGTCGGATGAGGAATTGGTTTTTCTCCTGACGGATACTTTACAACAGGGGCAGACTGAAGTATTTCGTTTTGTTCGCAACAAGCGTCAGGATAAACAGTTTGTACATGCGGAAAAAACGGATAGCGGCATCCTGGTAAAAAACGGCGAACAGCCCGTGTTTTTCTACCATACCTCCGTAAAATATCCGGGAGGAGATTCCGGCTCAGTATATAAAAGGAGTGGGTTTATTCATCCTGTTTATACCCCGGGAGGAAAGGTTTTAACGGATGATTTTCCGGTAGGTCACACGCACCAACATGCGCTTTTTTCCGCATGGGTGAATACTATTTTTAAAGGGGAGAAAACTGATTTCTGGAACCAGCACCAGTTAACGGGTACCGCAAAGCATGTTGCCGTGGAAACAATGAACTCAGGACCAGTATGTGTACAATTGAAACTGCGGCTGGCGCAGGAAAGTCTGAAATATGGTACAGTACTGGACGAGAAGTGGGAACTCCGTATATACAATCTTCCTGGAACTTTTTTATTCGACCTGCATACAGAACAAACGAATGTTACCGGCGATACGCTTTTCCTGCCCAAATATATTTATGGTGGTATGGCCTTGAGGGGGGCGGCCAGATGGAACAAAGAAGATTCAGCGCATTTCGAAGAAAACTGGAAAGTGATTAATGCAGCAGGAGAAGAGAACGAAGCCGCCAACCATAAGCCGGCAAGATGGGTAAAGGTTTCAGGAACAGGTGCTTCAGGTAATGGAATGGTGGTGTATGATCATCCCGCAAATTTTCGTTACCCGCAGCCGGTACGCGTTCATCTCTCCATGCCTTATTTTGTTTTTTCACCCGTAGTGAATGAGGGTTTCGCGATTGCGCCCGGTGAAAAATACAAAGCCAGGTACCGTTATTTTACCTATGATGGTTATCCTGGGAAAAACAGGCTTTTACAGGAAGAACAAAATTGGATATCAGCGCCAGTAATGAAATTAACGTACAAGAAGTGA
- a CDS encoding gluconate 2-dehydrogenase subunit 3 family protein → MDRRKSLKLIATGAIASGAVAAGCATSDEKAVKKEEPAFNFDRAAPELERDTALMAQTFFTKEEMETITVLADIIIPADDVSGSASQAGVPAFIEFIVKDMPRHQVPMRGGLRWLNLQCLKRFEKPFVACSPEQRIEIVDQIAYPNKAKKEMAQGVAFFSLMRNLTATGFYTSEMGVKDIGYAGNKPNQWNGVPAEVLAQYNLAYSEKELKECLSF, encoded by the coding sequence ATGGATAGAAGGAAATCACTCAAACTGATTGCTACAGGTGCTATTGCTTCAGGTGCGGTGGCCGCAGGCTGTGCTACTTCCGATGAAAAGGCGGTAAAGAAAGAGGAACCTGCTTTCAACTTCGACAGGGCTGCCCCGGAACTGGAAAGAGATACCGCGCTCATGGCACAAACGTTCTTCACCAAAGAAGAAATGGAAACCATCACCGTGCTGGCCGATATCATCATCCCGGCGGATGACGTGAGCGGCAGCGCTTCGCAGGCCGGTGTACCAGCATTTATCGAGTTCATCGTGAAAGACATGCCCCGGCACCAGGTGCCCATGCGCGGTGGCTTGCGCTGGCTCAACCTGCAATGCCTTAAACGTTTCGAAAAACCTTTCGTGGCCTGTTCGCCGGAGCAAAGGATCGAAATCGTGGACCAGATCGCCTATCCCAACAAGGCCAAAAAAGAAATGGCGCAGGGCGTGGCCTTCTTTTCATTGATGCGGAACCTTACCGCAACGGGTTTTTACACTTCCGAAATGGGCGTAAAAGATATTGGTTACGCAGGGAACAAACCCAACCAGTGGAACGGCGTACCGGCAGAAGTGCTTGCGCAATACAACTTGGCATATTCCGAGAAGGAATTAAAAGAATGCCTGAGCTTTTAG
- a CDS encoding acyl-CoA dehydrogenase gives MLQDDISPITDLESKLLLQYTNQSATNEQLIPELISLIHSKGWFRALIDDTSWQHPVSLPELLALEEALARIDGSLGWTVTLCSGAGWFAGFTAEQTRKEFFSGPEVCIAGSGAVGGKAEVTEGGYIISGYWKYATGAPYATAFTGNCTTGTGEVLAFLFKKEEITLHQTWNSIGMTATASHAFSVEALFLPASRAFRIAPEYATHPHPIYQYPFLQLADTTLSINMAGMARHFLDLSYAVFFSEEFALKNGDLRAGQIRAAWISQHNLLLTTKHNFYTSVHRSWEVCEQGQKLNDALLEAVSARSLALAKTARDVVTNLFPYGGLSFADKAQLINRIWRDINTAGQHSLLVR, from the coding sequence ATGTTACAAGATGATATTTCACCCATCACGGACCTGGAAAGCAAGCTGCTCCTGCAATACACGAATCAGTCAGCAACAAATGAGCAGCTTATCCCTGAACTAATCTCCCTGATTCATTCCAAAGGATGGTTCCGTGCATTGATCGATGATACTTCCTGGCAACATCCGGTTTCATTGCCTGAGCTGCTCGCATTGGAAGAGGCGCTTGCCCGGATCGATGGTAGTCTTGGGTGGACGGTAACGCTTTGCAGTGGTGCGGGCTGGTTCGCAGGTTTCACTGCTGAACAGACCAGGAAAGAATTTTTCAGCGGACCCGAAGTTTGTATTGCAGGCAGTGGCGCCGTTGGCGGCAAAGCCGAAGTTACTGAGGGAGGTTATATCATCAGCGGCTACTGGAAATATGCCACGGGCGCGCCTTACGCCACTGCCTTTACGGGCAATTGCACCACGGGCACCGGTGAAGTACTTGCGTTTCTTTTCAAAAAAGAAGAAATAACATTGCACCAAACCTGGAACAGCATAGGTATGACCGCAACCGCGAGCCATGCTTTCTCCGTTGAAGCGCTGTTCTTACCAGCTTCGCGCGCTTTCCGTATCGCGCCTGAATACGCTACGCACCCACATCCCATTTATCAATATCCTTTCCTGCAACTGGCGGATACTACGCTTTCCATCAATATGGCGGGTATGGCTCGCCACTTTTTAGACCTTAGTTACGCGGTGTTTTTCTCAGAAGAATTTGCATTAAAAAACGGAGACCTCCGGGCCGGGCAAATCAGGGCAGCATGGATCTCGCAGCACAATTTATTGCTGACTACAAAGCATAATTTTTATACTTCCGTGCATCGTTCCTGGGAGGTTTGTGAACAAGGGCAAAAGCTGAATGATGCACTCCTGGAGGCGGTATCTGCCAGGAGTCTGGCACTCGCGAAAACAGCACGCGATGTTGTGACTAATCTCTTTCCTTATGGCGGGTTAAGTTTCGCCGATAAGGCTCAGCTCATCAACAGGATTTGGAGAGACATTAATACAGCAGGACAGCACTCACTTCTTGTACGTTAA
- a CDS encoding GMC family oxidoreductase, with protein sequence MGDIQIKKNAKQYDAVIVGSGAGGGMAAYMLANAGLKVCLIEAGPMYDPQKNITQLKNPWDSPRRGAGTKFRPFGDFDACYHGWDIDGEPYTKEKGTEWDWFRARMLGGRTNHWGRISLRFGPKDFKRRSIDGLGDDWPIGYDDISPFYDRVDRMIGIFGSKEGIENEPDGIFLPPPKPRLHEMFIKKAGEGMGIPVIPSRMSILTQKINDDRGVCFFCSQCNRNCSMAKADFSSSNVLIYPAMKTGNLDVIPNAMAREVLTNQEGLATGISYVNKDDLNEYQVFGRVVILAASACESARLMLNSKSDRHPNGIANSSDVVGRYLHDSTGASLGGVLPQLFDRKRYNEDGVGGMHVYTPWWLDNKKLDFPRGYHIEYWGGFSKPAYGFTDGIENMNGKMMVKGVQKEAGGYGKSLKEDYRFFYGASVGMAGRGEAIASRENHCAIDPNVVDKYGIPVLKFNVKWSEHEIAQAKHMKETFKEMMHNMGAIITWGGNDGPENNYGLETPGKIIHEAGTVRMGNDAKTSALNKWNQAHDCKNLFVVDGGAFVSQADKNITWTILALSMRASEYIMDEMKKQNI encoded by the coding sequence ATGGGAGACATACAGATCAAGAAGAACGCTAAACAGTACGATGCGGTAATAGTAGGTTCGGGCGCAGGTGGCGGTATGGCGGCTTATATGCTGGCCAACGCCGGACTTAAAGTCTGCCTGATTGAAGCAGGACCTATGTACGATCCGCAGAAGAACATCACACAACTGAAAAATCCATGGGACTCTCCCCGCAGGGGGGCAGGGACAAAGTTTCGTCCTTTCGGGGATTTTGATGCATGTTACCATGGATGGGATATAGATGGGGAGCCGTATACCAAAGAGAAAGGAACCGAATGGGACTGGTTCCGGGCAAGAATGCTCGGCGGAAGAACGAACCATTGGGGCAGGATTTCTCTCCGGTTCGGGCCGAAAGATTTTAAAAGAAGAAGTATCGATGGGCTGGGCGACGACTGGCCTATCGGGTACGACGATATCAGTCCGTTCTACGACCGGGTGGATCGTATGATCGGGATTTTTGGCTCAAAAGAAGGAATCGAAAATGAACCTGATGGTATTTTCCTGCCGCCACCAAAGCCGCGGCTGCACGAAATGTTCATCAAAAAAGCCGGGGAGGGAATGGGCATTCCGGTGATCCCATCGAGGATGTCGATCCTTACTCAAAAGATCAATGACGACAGAGGCGTGTGCTTTTTCTGTTCGCAATGCAACAGGAACTGTAGTATGGCTAAGGCGGATTTCTCCTCCTCTAATGTGCTGATCTATCCGGCTATGAAAACCGGCAACCTGGACGTGATTCCCAATGCCATGGCGAGGGAAGTCCTCACCAACCAGGAAGGATTGGCAACGGGCATCTCTTATGTAAACAAGGATGACCTGAATGAATACCAGGTCTTCGGAAGGGTGGTGATCCTGGCGGCGAGCGCATGCGAAAGTGCGCGGTTGATGCTCAACTCAAAATCCGACCGGCACCCGAACGGGATTGCCAACAGCAGCGATGTGGTGGGCAGGTACCTGCATGATTCCACGGGCGCATCATTGGGAGGCGTTCTGCCGCAGCTCTTCGACCGTAAGCGCTACAACGAAGACGGCGTGGGCGGGATGCACGTATATACCCCGTGGTGGCTCGATAATAAAAAGCTGGATTTCCCACGAGGATACCATATTGAGTATTGGGGCGGCTTTTCAAAACCAGCCTACGGGTTTACGGATGGTATTGAAAATATGAACGGGAAGATGATGGTGAAAGGCGTACAGAAAGAAGCGGGTGGATATGGAAAATCTTTGAAAGAAGACTATCGTTTTTTCTATGGGGCTTCAGTGGGTATGGCCGGAAGGGGCGAAGCAATCGCCAGCCGCGAGAACCATTGCGCCATAGATCCGAACGTGGTGGATAAATACGGTATCCCGGTACTGAAGTTTAATGTGAAATGGAGCGAGCACGAAATCGCGCAGGCAAAGCACATGAAGGAAACGTTTAAGGAAATGATGCACAATATGGGGGCCATCATTACCTGGGGTGGAAACGACGGGCCGGAAAACAATTATGGCCTCGAAACACCAGGCAAGATCATCCACGAGGCGGGTACGGTGCGCATGGGCAACGATGCGAAAACCTCAGCGCTTAACAAATGGAACCAGGCGCACGATTGCAAGAACCTGTTCGTCGTGGATGGCGGTGCTTTCGTATCGCAGGCGGATAAGAACATTACATGGACGATTCTCGCCTTGTCGATGAGGGCCAGCGAGTACATCATGGACGAAATGAAAAAACAAAACATCTGA
- a CDS encoding ABC transporter permease, translating into MSKQYSQVRATMAVAKASLRAIFRSPSTVVFSLGFPLIFILVFGFLGSGGKVSLKVGFDPASDTSNIVFQSLKDLKGLNIQSGTYASMMEELQKGRMTALLNILPPKAGDSSYRISILTSDAVNPQQVQVLRSLLEGKISGLNAALFPDRPTIAEVEIASQAVKGRVYRTIDFILPGQLGFSLLSAGVFGVAFLFIGLRQTLVLKRFFATPVTRASILVGEGISRVIFQLSTAIVILLVGHFFFQFTLVHGWVTFIELLALSLIGLFVFMGFGFVVSGIAKNESAVPPIANMVTMPQFLLAGTFFSIDAFPSWLQPFCRVLPLTYLNDAMRNVAFEGMHLVDCGKQLGALGIWIVLVYAAAVKLFRWE; encoded by the coding sequence ATGAGTAAACAATACAGCCAGGTCAGGGCCACGATGGCCGTCGCGAAAGCGAGTCTGCGCGCTATTTTCAGAAGTCCTTCCACCGTGGTGTTCAGCCTCGGTTTTCCCCTGATTTTTATTCTGGTGTTCGGCTTCCTCGGAAGCGGCGGCAAAGTATCGTTGAAAGTAGGATTCGACCCCGCTTCCGATACCAGCAACATCGTGTTTCAGTCGCTGAAGGATTTAAAGGGACTAAATATTCAATCCGGTACTTACGCTTCAATGATGGAAGAATTGCAGAAAGGAAGAATGACCGCATTGCTGAACATCCTTCCGCCGAAGGCGGGCGATTCTTCCTATAGGATCAGCATCCTCACTTCTGATGCGGTGAACCCGCAACAGGTGCAGGTATTGCGTTCTTTGCTGGAAGGGAAGATCAGCGGGCTGAACGCGGCGCTTTTTCCTGACCGCCCCACCATCGCTGAGGTTGAAATAGCATCCCAGGCGGTGAAAGGGAGGGTGTATCGTACCATAGATTTTATTCTGCCGGGCCAGTTGGGCTTCTCCCTGCTGAGTGCCGGTGTTTTCGGCGTGGCGTTCCTTTTCATCGGCCTGCGCCAAACACTTGTGCTGAAGCGTTTTTTTGCCACACCGGTTACCCGCGCTTCCATCCTGGTGGGAGAGGGGATCAGCCGGGTCATCTTCCAACTTTCAACAGCCATCGTGATATTGCTTGTTGGGCATTTTTTCTTTCAATTTACGTTGGTGCATGGATGGGTCACTTTTATTGAATTGCTGGCGCTGAGTCTGATCGGACTGTTCGTTTTTATGGGCTTTGGCTTTGTGGTGAGCGGTATCGCGAAGAATGAATCGGCGGTGCCCCCCATCGCCAACATGGTGACCATGCCGCAGTTCCTGCTGGCGGGCACTTTTTTCTCCATAGACGCTTTCCCATCCTGGCTCCAGCCGTTTTGCAGGGTGCTGCCGTTAACTTACCTGAACGATGCCATGCGCAACGTGGCGTTTGAAGGGATGCACCTGGTGGATTGCGGTAAACAGCTTGGCGCATTGGGCATCTGGATCGTCCTGGTGTATGCCGCTGCCGTGAAGTTGTTCAGGTGGGAGTAG
- a CDS encoding DUF3822 family protein: MTSSIELIPSFKIGNPFREGGQEHDRHLLLEIGGRSVTLAVYNGEKQLLTGLEHYQLPESFEEIYRQLEDFLLTHEWIRKQYRAVWICFNTSDALLFPEELHDPSIQELVLNTVSGDLPDGDVINELVEKCGFYCVYRVPSSLYDLIGSRFGEESATHIYSVMARFNAVNPVQDEMEVVIGAGRMTVQLTLDGKLQLMQSYPCGNGVEAAYFLLNIRQQFGLDAEAIPVVLSGMVEMDSALEQEISKYFRETRFAEKPSGVDHTEEFSQYPAHYFHTISKLALCVSSAVA; the protein is encoded by the coding sequence ATGACCAGCAGTATTGAATTGATCCCTTCTTTCAAAATAGGCAATCCGTTCAGGGAAGGCGGCCAGGAACACGACCGGCACCTGCTCCTGGAGATCGGCGGCAGATCGGTTACACTCGCCGTGTACAACGGTGAAAAACAACTGCTCACCGGGCTGGAACATTACCAGTTGCCCGAATCGTTCGAAGAGATTTACCGCCAGTTGGAAGATTTCCTGCTCACCCATGAATGGATCAGGAAACAATACCGTGCGGTATGGATTTGTTTCAATACCAGCGACGCATTGCTTTTTCCCGAAGAACTGCACGATCCTTCCATCCAGGAATTGGTATTGAATACCGTTTCGGGTGATCTTCCCGATGGCGACGTGATCAATGAACTGGTAGAGAAATGCGGGTTCTATTGCGTGTACCGGGTGCCTTCTTCTTTGTATGACCTCATCGGCTCCCGTTTCGGAGAAGAATCTGCCACACATATTTATTCCGTTATGGCTCGCTTCAACGCGGTCAATCCCGTTCAGGATGAAATGGAGGTGGTGATTGGCGCAGGCAGAATGACGGTACAGCTTACATTGGATGGGAAACTTCAGCTGATGCAGTCTTACCCTTGCGGCAACGGCGTGGAAGCGGCATATTTCCTGTTGAATATCCGCCAGCAGTTTGGGCTGGACGCGGAAGCCATTCCGGTCGTATTGAGCGGGATGGTGGAAATGGACTCCGCGCTGGAACAGGAGATCAGTAAATATTTCCGGGAAACCCGCTTCGCGGAAAAACCTTCCGGTGTGGACCATACGGAAGAATTCAGTCAATACCCCGCACATTATTTTCATACCATATCTAAACTGGCATTATGCGTATCATCAGCGGTAGCTTAG
- a CDS encoding type II toxin-antitoxin system PemK/MazF family toxin: MGIRQFEVWLANLEPAIGTEPGKTRPVVIVQTDLLNGIHPSTLICPVSTNVNKQAELLRVHLKKGMLDHASDILVDQLRAIDNRRLIKRLGKIPAAQAEKLRSNMRVLLDL, encoded by the coding sequence ATGGGAATACGACAGTTTGAAGTATGGTTGGCTAACCTGGAACCTGCCATTGGAACAGAGCCTGGAAAAACGCGCCCGGTTGTGATTGTTCAGACTGATTTGTTGAACGGCATCCATCCATCTACTTTGATTTGTCCTGTTTCTACCAATGTAAATAAACAGGCGGAATTACTAAGGGTGCATCTTAAAAAAGGAATGCTGGACCATGCAAGCGATATATTGGTGGATCAGTTGCGCGCAATAGACAACAGGCGACTTATAAAAAGGCTGGGTAAGATTCCCGCCGCGCAAGCGGAGAAACTCCGGTCAAATATGCGGGTGTTGCTGGATTTGTGA
- a CDS encoding RsmD family RNA methyltransferase, which yields MRIISGSLGGRKVSPPAKMPYTRPTTDIAKEGLFNIIQNNIEIEGIKTLDLFGGTGSISYELGSRGAADQTIVEKDPTMHAFIKKTAAELGLKHLDVVKSEVFKFMDLCQEQYDLIFAGPPYALETIDLLPVKVVEKKLLKPNGWFILEHTPRNNYEGYPLFVQERNYGTTVFSFFINR from the coding sequence ATGCGTATCATCAGCGGTAGCTTAGGAGGAAGAAAAGTAAGTCCTCCCGCTAAAATGCCCTACACACGCCCCACCACCGATATCGCGAAAGAGGGGCTTTTCAACATCATTCAGAACAACATTGAAATAGAAGGCATCAAAACGCTGGATCTTTTCGGGGGCACCGGCAGCATCAGTTACGAACTGGGGTCCCGTGGTGCCGCTGATCAGACCATCGTGGAGAAGGACCCCACTATGCACGCTTTCATCAAAAAAACAGCGGCAGAACTTGGGTTGAAGCACCTTGATGTGGTGAAAAGTGAAGTGTTCAAATTCATGGACCTGTGCCAGGAGCAATACGATCTTATCTTCGCCGGCCCGCCGTATGCGCTGGAAACGATCGACCTGCTTCCGGTGAAAGTGGTGGAGAAAAAACTCCTGAAGCCTAACGGCTGGTTCATCCTGGAACATACGCCACGGAACAACTATGAAGGCTATCCGCTGTTCGTACAGGAACGGAACTATGGCACCACTGTATTCTCATTCTTCATCAACCGGTAA
- the sppA gene encoding signal peptide peptidase SppA, protein MRSFFKFFFASLLALVVFSLIGFFIMMMVVAGLTSKEPEAVAAKSVLVLDLSLPYMEQELQDPIAELSGESDRLVPGLYDVVRLIDKAAKDSSIKALYIKAGNNPNGFAASEEIRNAVIRFRSKRKPVIAYAEYISQKAYFVANAANKVYVHPKGGMEWMGLSAQIPFIKGTLDKLEIEPQIFYAGKFKSATEPLREYKMTDANKLQTLEMLEDMYRRMLVTTAEARQVDTATLRALTLNAAVKTAQDAVSQKLIDGLKYDDEVKAELRTHLKLAKDAAISFVSMGSYSKAVNYKRTGSMSNRIAVIYAEGDILSGKGAEGQIGSDTYRNLIHKARTDKAVKAIVLRINSGGGSSIASETIWRELSLARKDKPVVVSFGDVAASGGYYMACAGDSIFAQPNTITGSIGVFGMIFNLKQFMDQKLGVTFDGVKTAPLADMGNAFRPLNETEKAWIQQEIDQIYLDFKTRVSDARKLSMEYVDSIAQGRVWTGERALKLGLIDKLGGLEDAIACAARMAKVSDYRVREFPEPQSFLDKIFNTGKEAVRTNALKEELGAEGFALYQRARFIRQHLNQAQTRMPFDILVHPGRFSVEQ, encoded by the coding sequence ATGAGAAGTTTCTTCAAATTCTTTTTCGCCTCCCTGCTGGCGCTCGTCGTTTTTTCGCTGATAGGCTTTTTTATCATGATGATGGTGGTGGCCGGACTCACCTCAAAAGAGCCCGAAGCCGTTGCCGCGAAATCGGTGCTGGTGCTTGATCTTAGCCTGCCATACATGGAACAGGAACTGCAGGATCCCATCGCGGAACTTTCAGGAGAATCCGATCGCCTTGTACCTGGACTATACGATGTGGTAAGGCTGATTGACAAGGCCGCCAAAGATTCTTCCATTAAAGCGCTCTACATTAAAGCGGGCAATAACCCAAATGGGTTTGCCGCTTCTGAAGAAATCAGGAACGCTGTGATCCGCTTCCGGTCCAAAAGAAAACCGGTGATCGCCTACGCCGAATACATCTCGCAGAAAGCATATTTTGTGGCGAACGCGGCTAATAAAGTGTACGTGCACCCAAAAGGCGGCATGGAATGGATGGGCCTTTCAGCCCAGATACCTTTCATCAAAGGAACGCTGGATAAACTGGAAATAGAACCGCAGATATTTTACGCCGGCAAATTCAAAAGCGCTACCGAGCCGCTCCGCGAATATAAAATGACCGATGCCAACAAACTCCAGACCCTCGAAATGCTGGAGGATATGTATCGCCGTATGCTGGTTACAACGGCTGAGGCACGTCAGGTGGATACGGCTACGCTTCGTGCACTTACTTTAAACGCTGCTGTAAAGACCGCTCAGGATGCCGTTTCCCAAAAACTGATAGATGGGTTGAAATACGATGATGAAGTGAAAGCCGAGTTGCGCACGCACCTGAAACTCGCTAAAGATGCGGCCATCTCTTTCGTGAGCATGGGCAGTTATTCCAAAGCGGTGAATTACAAACGAACAGGCTCAATGTCTAACAGGATCGCTGTAATCTATGCGGAAGGAGATATCTTATCCGGGAAAGGCGCTGAAGGACAGATTGGTTCCGATACTTACCGTAATCTTATCCATAAAGCCCGCACCGATAAAGCCGTAAAGGCCATCGTGCTCCGGATCAATTCAGGTGGAGGTTCTTCCATCGCGAGTGAAACCATCTGGCGGGAATTGTCGCTCGCCCGGAAAGACAAGCCCGTTGTGGTGAGTTTTGGCGATGTGGCCGCTTCCGGCGGATACTATATGGCTTGCGCGGGCGATAGTATTTTCGCGCAGCCCAATACCATTACGGGTTCTATTGGCGTGTTCGGAATGATCTTCAACCTGAAACAGTTCATGGATCAAAAGCTGGGTGTTACATTCGATGGCGTAAAAACTGCACCATTGGCCGATATGGGCAATGCATTCCGGCCATTGAACGAAACAGAAAAAGCGTGGATACAACAGGAGATCGACCAGATATACCTCGATTTTAAAACCCGTGTTTCTGATGCCCGGAAACTTTCCATGGAGTATGTGGACAGTATCGCACAGGGGCGGGTATGGACAGGAGAGCGCGCGCTGAAACTTGGCCTGATCGATAAGCTCGGTGGGCTCGAAGACGCGATCGCCTGCGCTGCGCGCATGGCCAAAGTTTCCGATTACAGGGTGCGTGAATTCCCGGAGCCGCAATCCTTCCTGGATAAAATTTTCAACACAGGCAAAGAAGCCGTCAGGACAAATGCCCTGAAAGAAGAACTTGGTGCGGAAGGGTTCGCGCTTTACCAACGCGCCAGGTTCATCCGTCAGCACCTGAACCAGGCACAAACCCGTATGCCATTCGATATCCTGGTACACCCAGGCAGATTTTCCGTAGAACAATAA